A stretch of the Zonotrichia albicollis isolate bZonAlb1 chromosome 29, bZonAlb1.hap1, whole genome shotgun sequence genome encodes the following:
- the JUND gene encoding transcription factor JunD: METPFYHDDVLSGLGSGFAPSSGSNGLLLPFPGGSMMKKDALGMALPEQVAAALKAPGAASGEAAGLLGSAELGLLKLASPELERLIIQSNGLVTTTPTSGQFLYPKAAASEEQEFAEGFVKALEDLHKQNQLGGGAAGSGGGAGGGGGGGSGGAGELPAAGMAPEPPVYANLSTYPAVSYAADPGPFAAPPPRLPPPPPPPPLKDEPQIVPEVPSFGESPPLSPIDMDTQERIKAERKRLRNRIAASKCRKRKLERISRLEEKVKSLKSQNTELASTASLLREQVAQLKQKVLSHVNSGCQLLPQHQHQVPAY, translated from the coding sequence ATGGAAACACCCTTCTACCATGATGATGTGTTGAGCGGCCTCGGCAGCGGCTTCGCTCCGTCCTCCGGCAGCAACgggctcctcctgcctttccccGGCGGCAGCATGATGAAGAAGGACGCTCTCGGGATGGCCTTACCGGAACAGGTGGCGGCGGCGCTGAAAGCCCCCGGCGCGGCCAGCGGCGAGGCGGCGGGACTGCTGGGCTCGGccgagctggggctgctcaagCTGGCGTCCCCGGAGCTGGAGCGGCTCATCATCCAGTCCAACGGGCTGGTCACCACCACCCCGACCAGCGGCCAGTTCCTCTACCCCAAAGCGGCGGCCTCCGAGGAGCAGGAGTTCGCCGAGGGTTTCGTCAAGGCGCTGGAGGACTTGCACAAGCAGAACCAGctgggcggcggcgcggcggggagcggcggcggcgcgggcggcggcggcgggggaggAAGCGGCGGCGCGGGCGAGCTGCCCGCCGCCGGGATGGCCCCGGAGCCGCCGGTCTACGCCAACCTCAGCACCTACCCGGCCGTCAGCTACGCCGCCGACCCCGGCCCGTtcgcggcgccgccgccgcggctgcctccgccgccgcccccgccgccgctaAAGGACGAGCCGCAGATCGTGCCGGAGGTGCCGAGCTTCGGGGAAAGCCCCCCGCTGTCCCCCATCGACATGGACACGCAGGAGCGCATCAAGGCGGAACGGAAGCGGCTGAGGAACCGCATCGCCGCCTCCAAGTGCCGCAAGAGGAAGCTGGAGCGGATCTCCCGGCTGGAGGAGAAGGTGAAGAGCCTCAAGAGCCAGAACACGGAGCTCGCCTCCACCGCCAGCCTGCTCCGCGAGCAGGTCGCCCAGCTCAAGCAGAAGGTGCTCAGCCACGTCAACAGcggctgccagctcctgccccagcaccagcaccaggtGCCGGCCTACTGA